Proteins encoded in a region of the Buteo buteo chromosome 11, bButBut1.hap1.1, whole genome shotgun sequence genome:
- the RSRC2 gene encoding arginine/serine-rich coiled-coil protein 2 isoform X3: protein MIRTNFFLKQARRHESKEKSSKKHKSEDHNDKEHSSDKGRDSLNSSENGEDRHKRKERKSSRGRSHSRSRSRERRHRSRSRDRKKSRSRSRERKRRIRSRSRSRSRHRHRSRSKSRTRSRSRERKKRIEKPRRFSRSHSRSPSPPPFRGRNTAMDAQEALARRLERAKKLQEQREKEMVEKQKQQEMAAAAAATGGSVINVAALLASGTQVTPQIAMAAQMAALQAKALAETGIAVPSYYNPAAVNPMKFAEQEKKRKMLWQGKKEGDKSQSAEIWEKLNFGNKDQNVKFRKLMGIKSEDEAGCSSVDEESYKTLKQQEEVFRNLDAQYEMARSQTHTQRGMGLGFTSSMRGMDAV, encoded by the exons ATGATAAG AACCAACTTCTTCTTAAAACAGGCAAGAAGACATGAATCCAAAGAGAAGTCCTCCAAGAAGCACAAATCTGAAGACCACAATGACAAAGAACATTCTTCTGACAAGGGAAGAGATAGCCTAAATTCATCTGAAAATGGTGAGGATAGACATAAACgcaaagagagaaaatcatCAAGAGGGAGGAGTCATTCAAGATCCAGGTCTCGTGAAAG ACGTCATCGTAGTAGAAGTCGTGATAGGAAAAAATCCCGATCTcgcagcagagagagaaaacgACGTATAAGATCTCGTTCTAGATCAAGATCTAGACACAGACATAGAAGCAGAAGTAAAAGCAGAACTAGGAGTAGAAGCAG AGAGCGAAAGAAAAGAATTGAAAAGCCCCGAAGGTTCAGCAGGAGTCACAGCCGGAGTCCGAGTCCACCACCTTTTCGGGGACGAAATACAGCTATGGATGCACAGGAAGCATTAGCCAGAAG ACTGGAAAGAGCAAAGAAACTGCaagaacagagagagaaagaaatggttgaaaaacagaagcaacagGAAATGGCTGCAG cagctgcagccactgGAGGTTCCGTTATTAATGTTGCTGCCCTTCTGGCATCGGGAACACAAGTGACTCCTCAAATAGCCATGGCAGCTCAAATGGCAGCACTGCAAGCAAAAGCACTAGCAGAGACTGGAATAGCTGTTCCTAGCTATTATAACCCAGCGGCAGTGAATCCAATGAAATTCGCTGAGCAAGAGAAAAAGCGGAAGATGCTTTGGCAAGGCAAAAAGGAAGGG GATAAATCACAGTCTGCAGAAATATGGGAAAAATTGAATTTTGGAAACAAGGACCAAAACGTCAAATTCAGAAAACTCATGGGCATTAAG AGTGAGGATGAAGCTGGCTGTAGTTCCGTTGATGAAGAGAGTTATAAAACGCTGAAACAACAGGAAGAGGTTTTCAGAAATCTAGATGCACAGTATGAAATGGCAAGATCACAGACTCATACGCAAAGAGGAATGGGATTGGGGTTTACATCTTCAATGCGAGGAATGGatgcagtttga
- the ZCCHC8 gene encoding zinc finger CCHC domain-containing protein 8 isoform X2, whose translation MAAEVDFGDRELFEQLEEKDGPPPPPRLSFEEEEEGPEKALEELYARLRDREETVRRLRAENQELKRKLNILTRPSGISVDNSKLDGPLLQILFMNNVISKQYRQEIEDFVFNLVQKYEEQKRGEQEKTHFNVKPQPSSVLLEEDCKTASSNSVKKTKEAFSVVGSVLYFTNFCLDKLGQPILNENPQLTEGWEIPKYQQVFSQILSLDGQEIQVKPKRPKPHCFNCGSEDHQMKDCPKPRNAARISEKRKEFMEACGEASNQNFQQRYHAEEVEERFGKFKPGVISGELQDALGVTDKSLPPFIYRMRQLGYPPGWLKEAEMEYSGLALYDGKGDGGMEDEGSHQTKRTTYDVSKLINYPGFNISTPSGIPDEWQIFGSIPMQPSQQKDVFANYLSNFHAPSPKSSNKRAASQSRSHHSKRPKDDNLEVPAADMDLDSDLEVSQRSQTHNSFQFQPPLPPGHPSMSTPPPLPRGTPPLNLTPPQPSTPTRPPLPRTTQPLNPSSDIPQPKIVDSIMDEDTLTLEELEEQQRLIWAALEQAESTNSDSEIPVDTPLTGNSVTSSPSRNEVDLVAEVRSSDKVITVETRFSDISEEITENEHSITSPNPGDSLLNFKENPDNTDSEGLLDNTMPAPSREVNDGENTGGNKVVTSTESSAKNSSLVPDMSKFAAGITPFEFENMAESTGVYLRIRSVLKNSPRNQQKKKT comes from the exons ATGGCGGCTGAGGTGGATTTCGGCGACCGCGAGCTCTTCGAGCAGCTCGAGGAAAAGGACGggccgccgccaccgcctcGCCTCAGCttcgaggaggaggaggagggaccCGAGAAAGCCCTGGAGGAGTTGTACGCCCGGCTGCGGGACCGCGAAGAGACGGTGCGGCGGCTCCGGGCGGAGA ATCAAGAACTTAAAAGGAAGCTGAATATTCTGACTCGTCCTAG TGGAATTTCAGTGGACAACTCCAAACTTGATGGACCTCtgttacagattttatttatgaacAATGTAATTTCTAA GCAGTATCGTCAAGAAAttgaagattttgtttttaatttagttcAGAAATACGAAGAGCAGAAGAGGGGTGAACAAGAAAAAACGCACTTCAATGTTAAGCCACAG CCCTCCAGTGTTCTTTTGGAAGAGGACTGTAAAACAGCAAGCTcgaattctgttaaaaaaactaAAGAAGCTTTTAGT GTTGTAGGAAGTGTTCTGTATTTTACCAATTTTTGTCTCGATAAACTGGGACAGCCTATATTAAATGAGAATCCACAGCTGACAGAAGGATGGGAAATACCTAA ATATCAGCAAGTTTTCAGCCAGATTCTCTCCCTAGATGGACAAGAAATACaagtaaaaccaaaaag GCCAAAACCGCATTGTTTCAATTGTGGTTCTGAAGACCATCAAATGAAAGATTGCCCAAAG CCACGAAATGCAGCTCGTATAagtgagaagagaaaggagttTATGGAAGCTTGTGGTGAAGCGAGCAATCAGAATTTTCAGCAGCGTTATCATGCAGAAGAAGTAGAAGAGAGGTTTGGAAAATTTAAACCAGGAGTAATTAG TGGCGAACTTCAAGATGCACTTGGTGTCACAGATAAAAGTCTTCCTCCATTTATATATCGCATGCGTCAGCTGGGTTATCCTCCAGGCTGGCTCAAGGAGGCTGAAATGGAGTACTCGGGACTTGCGCTTTATGATGGAAAAG GTGATGGTGGAATGGAAGATGAAGGATCTCACCAAACAAAACGCACCACTTACGATGTCTCTAAGTTGATAAACTATCCAGGCTTTAATATATCTACTCCAAGTGGGATCCCAGAT gaatGGCAGATATTTGGTTCCATCCCCATGCAGCCATCTCAACAGAAGGATGTTTTTGCTAACTACCTTTCAAATTTTCATGCG ccaAGTCCAAAATCTAGCAATAAAAGGGCTGCATCTCAGTCAAGGTCTCATCATTCTAAACGACCAAAAGACGACAATTTGGAGGTACCAGCAGCTGACATGGACCTAGATTCTG ACCTGGAAGTGTCACAAAGATCTCAAACTCACAACAGTTTTCAGTTCCAACCTCCACTGCCACCTGGACATCCATCGATGTCAACTCCTCCTCCTTTACCACGAGGAACACCTCCACTAAATCTTACACCACCTCAACCTTCAACACCCACACGCCCTCCTCTTCCTAGGACTACTCAGCCATTGAATCCTTCCAGTGATATTCCTCAGCCAAAAATAGTGGACTCGATAATGGATGAGGATACTCTGACCTTGGAAGAGCTAGAGGAACAGCAGCGATTAATCTGGGCAGCATTAGAGCAGGCAGAAAGCACAAACAGTGACTCTGAGATTCCTGTTGATACACCTTTAACTGGAAATTCTGTTACATCATCACCATCTAGGAATGAAGTAGATCTTGTTGCAGAAGTAAGATCATCAGATAAGGTGATTACAGTGGAAACTAGGTTTTCCGACATCAGTGAAGAgataacagaaaatgaacattCTATAACTAGTCCTAATCCAGGAGACAGTTTACTTAATTTCAAGGAAAATCCTGATAATACAGATTCTGAAGGCTTGCTGGATAACACCATGCCTGCTCCCAGCCGTGAGGTTAATGATGGAGAAAATACAGGCGGTAATAAAGTGGTAACAAGCACTGAATCATCTGCAAAAAACTCCAGTCTTGTTCCTGATATGAGCAAGTTTGCTGCAGGCATAACACcatttgaatttgaaaatatgGCAGAATCAACAGGTGTTTATCTACGAATAAGAAGCGTGTTAAAAAATTCCCCAAGaaaccagcaaaagaaaaagacttag
- the RSRC2 gene encoding arginine/serine-rich coiled-coil protein 2 isoform X2, whose product MAGSDTERDGVAPEKSSPEREKKKEQSDASSSPRTSKHHYSRSRSRSRERRRKSDTEGRKHRSRSRSKEARRHESKEKSSKKHKSEDHNDKEHSSDKGRDSLNSSENGEDRHKRKERKSSRGRSHSRSRSRERRHRSRSRDRKKSRSRSRERKRRIRSRSRSRSRHRHRSRSKSRTRSRSRERKKRIEKPRRFSRSHSRSPSPPPFRGRNTAMDAQEALARRLERAKKLQEQREKEMVEKQKQQEMAAAAATGGSVINVAALLASGTQVTPQIAMAAQMAALQAKALAETGIAVPSYYNPAAVNPMKFAEQEKKRKMLWQGKKEGDKSQSAEIWEKLNFGNKDQNVKFRKLMGIKSEDEAGCSSVDEESYKTLKQQEEVFRNLDAQYEMARSQTHTQRGMGLGFTSSMRGMDAV is encoded by the exons GGTAGTGATACAGAACGAGACGGAGTAGCCCCAGAAAAGTCCtctccagaaagagaaaagaaaaaggaacaatcAGATGCCTCTAGTTCTCCCAGAACATCAAAGCATCATTATTCAAGATCACGCTCACGGTCAAGGGAAAGAAGACGGAAGTCAG atactgaaggaagaaaacacagaagccGGAGCAGAAGCAAAGAG GCAAGAAGACATGAATCCAAAGAGAAGTCCTCCAAGAAGCACAAATCTGAAGACCACAATGACAAAGAACATTCTTCTGACAAGGGAAGAGATAGCCTAAATTCATCTGAAAATGGTGAGGATAGACATAAACgcaaagagagaaaatcatCAAGAGGGAGGAGTCATTCAAGATCCAGGTCTCGTGAAAG ACGTCATCGTAGTAGAAGTCGTGATAGGAAAAAATCCCGATCTcgcagcagagagagaaaacgACGTATAAGATCTCGTTCTAGATCAAGATCTAGACACAGACATAGAAGCAGAAGTAAAAGCAGAACTAGGAGTAGAAGCAG AGAGCGAAAGAAAAGAATTGAAAAGCCCCGAAGGTTCAGCAGGAGTCACAGCCGGAGTCCGAGTCCACCACCTTTTCGGGGACGAAATACAGCTATGGATGCACAGGAAGCATTAGCCAGAAG ACTGGAAAGAGCAAAGAAACTGCaagaacagagagagaaagaaatggttgaaaaacagaagcaacagGAAATGGCTGCAG ctgcagccactgGAGGTTCCGTTATTAATGTTGCTGCCCTTCTGGCATCGGGAACACAAGTGACTCCTCAAATAGCCATGGCAGCTCAAATGGCAGCACTGCAAGCAAAAGCACTAGCAGAGACTGGAATAGCTGTTCCTAGCTATTATAACCCAGCGGCAGTGAATCCAATGAAATTCGCTGAGCAAGAGAAAAAGCGGAAGATGCTTTGGCAAGGCAAAAAGGAAGGG GATAAATCACAGTCTGCAGAAATATGGGAAAAATTGAATTTTGGAAACAAGGACCAAAACGTCAAATTCAGAAAACTCATGGGCATTAAG AGTGAGGATGAAGCTGGCTGTAGTTCCGTTGATGAAGAGAGTTATAAAACGCTGAAACAACAGGAAGAGGTTTTCAGAAATCTAGATGCACAGTATGAAATGGCAAGATCACAGACTCATACGCAAAGAGGAATGGGATTGGGGTTTACATCTTCAATGCGAGGAATGGatgcagtttga
- the ZCCHC8 gene encoding zinc finger CCHC domain-containing protein 8 isoform X1, with product MAAEVDFGDRELFEQLEEKDGPPPPPRLSFEEEEEGPEKALEELYARLRDREETVRRLRAENQELKRKLNILTRPSGISVDNSKLDGPLLQILFMNNVISKQYRQEIEDFVFNLVQKYEEQKRGEQEKTHFNVKPQPSSVLLEEDCKTASSNSVKKTKEAFSVVGSVLYFTNFCLDKLGQPILNENPQLTEGWEIPKYQQVFSQILSLDGQEIQVKPKSRPKPHCFNCGSEDHQMKDCPKPRNAARISEKRKEFMEACGEASNQNFQQRYHAEEVEERFGKFKPGVISGELQDALGVTDKSLPPFIYRMRQLGYPPGWLKEAEMEYSGLALYDGKGDGGMEDEGSHQTKRTTYDVSKLINYPGFNISTPSGIPDEWQIFGSIPMQPSQQKDVFANYLSNFHAPSPKSSNKRAASQSRSHHSKRPKDDNLEVPAADMDLDSDLEVSQRSQTHNSFQFQPPLPPGHPSMSTPPPLPRGTPPLNLTPPQPSTPTRPPLPRTTQPLNPSSDIPQPKIVDSIMDEDTLTLEELEEQQRLIWAALEQAESTNSDSEIPVDTPLTGNSVTSSPSRNEVDLVAEVRSSDKVITVETRFSDISEEITENEHSITSPNPGDSLLNFKENPDNTDSEGLLDNTMPAPSREVNDGENTGGNKVVTSTESSAKNSSLVPDMSKFAAGITPFEFENMAESTGVYLRIRSVLKNSPRNQQKKKT from the exons ATGGCGGCTGAGGTGGATTTCGGCGACCGCGAGCTCTTCGAGCAGCTCGAGGAAAAGGACGggccgccgccaccgcctcGCCTCAGCttcgaggaggaggaggagggaccCGAGAAAGCCCTGGAGGAGTTGTACGCCCGGCTGCGGGACCGCGAAGAGACGGTGCGGCGGCTCCGGGCGGAGA ATCAAGAACTTAAAAGGAAGCTGAATATTCTGACTCGTCCTAG TGGAATTTCAGTGGACAACTCCAAACTTGATGGACCTCtgttacagattttatttatgaacAATGTAATTTCTAA GCAGTATCGTCAAGAAAttgaagattttgtttttaatttagttcAGAAATACGAAGAGCAGAAGAGGGGTGAACAAGAAAAAACGCACTTCAATGTTAAGCCACAG CCCTCCAGTGTTCTTTTGGAAGAGGACTGTAAAACAGCAAGCTcgaattctgttaaaaaaactaAAGAAGCTTTTAGT GTTGTAGGAAGTGTTCTGTATTTTACCAATTTTTGTCTCGATAAACTGGGACAGCCTATATTAAATGAGAATCCACAGCTGACAGAAGGATGGGAAATACCTAA ATATCAGCAAGTTTTCAGCCAGATTCTCTCCCTAGATGGACAAGAAATACaagtaaaaccaaaaag CAGGCCAAAACCGCATTGTTTCAATTGTGGTTCTGAAGACCATCAAATGAAAGATTGCCCAAAG CCACGAAATGCAGCTCGTATAagtgagaagagaaaggagttTATGGAAGCTTGTGGTGAAGCGAGCAATCAGAATTTTCAGCAGCGTTATCATGCAGAAGAAGTAGAAGAGAGGTTTGGAAAATTTAAACCAGGAGTAATTAG TGGCGAACTTCAAGATGCACTTGGTGTCACAGATAAAAGTCTTCCTCCATTTATATATCGCATGCGTCAGCTGGGTTATCCTCCAGGCTGGCTCAAGGAGGCTGAAATGGAGTACTCGGGACTTGCGCTTTATGATGGAAAAG GTGATGGTGGAATGGAAGATGAAGGATCTCACCAAACAAAACGCACCACTTACGATGTCTCTAAGTTGATAAACTATCCAGGCTTTAATATATCTACTCCAAGTGGGATCCCAGAT gaatGGCAGATATTTGGTTCCATCCCCATGCAGCCATCTCAACAGAAGGATGTTTTTGCTAACTACCTTTCAAATTTTCATGCG ccaAGTCCAAAATCTAGCAATAAAAGGGCTGCATCTCAGTCAAGGTCTCATCATTCTAAACGACCAAAAGACGACAATTTGGAGGTACCAGCAGCTGACATGGACCTAGATTCTG ACCTGGAAGTGTCACAAAGATCTCAAACTCACAACAGTTTTCAGTTCCAACCTCCACTGCCACCTGGACATCCATCGATGTCAACTCCTCCTCCTTTACCACGAGGAACACCTCCACTAAATCTTACACCACCTCAACCTTCAACACCCACACGCCCTCCTCTTCCTAGGACTACTCAGCCATTGAATCCTTCCAGTGATATTCCTCAGCCAAAAATAGTGGACTCGATAATGGATGAGGATACTCTGACCTTGGAAGAGCTAGAGGAACAGCAGCGATTAATCTGGGCAGCATTAGAGCAGGCAGAAAGCACAAACAGTGACTCTGAGATTCCTGTTGATACACCTTTAACTGGAAATTCTGTTACATCATCACCATCTAGGAATGAAGTAGATCTTGTTGCAGAAGTAAGATCATCAGATAAGGTGATTACAGTGGAAACTAGGTTTTCCGACATCAGTGAAGAgataacagaaaatgaacattCTATAACTAGTCCTAATCCAGGAGACAGTTTACTTAATTTCAAGGAAAATCCTGATAATACAGATTCTGAAGGCTTGCTGGATAACACCATGCCTGCTCCCAGCCGTGAGGTTAATGATGGAGAAAATACAGGCGGTAATAAAGTGGTAACAAGCACTGAATCATCTGCAAAAAACTCCAGTCTTGTTCCTGATATGAGCAAGTTTGCTGCAGGCATAACACcatttgaatttgaaaatatgGCAGAATCAACAGGTGTTTATCTACGAATAAGAAGCGTGTTAAAAAATTCCCCAAGaaaccagcaaaagaaaaagacttag
- the RSRC2 gene encoding arginine/serine-rich coiled-coil protein 2 isoform X1, whose amino-acid sequence MAGSDTERDGVAPEKSSPEREKKKEQSDASSSPRTSKHHYSRSRSRSRERRRKSDTEGRKHRSRSRSKEARRHESKEKSSKKHKSEDHNDKEHSSDKGRDSLNSSENGEDRHKRKERKSSRGRSHSRSRSRERRHRSRSRDRKKSRSRSRERKRRIRSRSRSRSRHRHRSRSKSRTRSRSRERKKRIEKPRRFSRSHSRSPSPPPFRGRNTAMDAQEALARRLERAKKLQEQREKEMVEKQKQQEMAAAAAATGGSVINVAALLASGTQVTPQIAMAAQMAALQAKALAETGIAVPSYYNPAAVNPMKFAEQEKKRKMLWQGKKEGDKSQSAEIWEKLNFGNKDQNVKFRKLMGIKSEDEAGCSSVDEESYKTLKQQEEVFRNLDAQYEMARSQTHTQRGMGLGFTSSMRGMDAV is encoded by the exons GGTAGTGATACAGAACGAGACGGAGTAGCCCCAGAAAAGTCCtctccagaaagagaaaagaaaaaggaacaatcAGATGCCTCTAGTTCTCCCAGAACATCAAAGCATCATTATTCAAGATCACGCTCACGGTCAAGGGAAAGAAGACGGAAGTCAG atactgaaggaagaaaacacagaagccGGAGCAGAAGCAAAGAG GCAAGAAGACATGAATCCAAAGAGAAGTCCTCCAAGAAGCACAAATCTGAAGACCACAATGACAAAGAACATTCTTCTGACAAGGGAAGAGATAGCCTAAATTCATCTGAAAATGGTGAGGATAGACATAAACgcaaagagagaaaatcatCAAGAGGGAGGAGTCATTCAAGATCCAGGTCTCGTGAAAG ACGTCATCGTAGTAGAAGTCGTGATAGGAAAAAATCCCGATCTcgcagcagagagagaaaacgACGTATAAGATCTCGTTCTAGATCAAGATCTAGACACAGACATAGAAGCAGAAGTAAAAGCAGAACTAGGAGTAGAAGCAG AGAGCGAAAGAAAAGAATTGAAAAGCCCCGAAGGTTCAGCAGGAGTCACAGCCGGAGTCCGAGTCCACCACCTTTTCGGGGACGAAATACAGCTATGGATGCACAGGAAGCATTAGCCAGAAG ACTGGAAAGAGCAAAGAAACTGCaagaacagagagagaaagaaatggttgaaaaacagaagcaacagGAAATGGCTGCAG cagctgcagccactgGAGGTTCCGTTATTAATGTTGCTGCCCTTCTGGCATCGGGAACACAAGTGACTCCTCAAATAGCCATGGCAGCTCAAATGGCAGCACTGCAAGCAAAAGCACTAGCAGAGACTGGAATAGCTGTTCCTAGCTATTATAACCCAGCGGCAGTGAATCCAATGAAATTCGCTGAGCAAGAGAAAAAGCGGAAGATGCTTTGGCAAGGCAAAAAGGAAGGG GATAAATCACAGTCTGCAGAAATATGGGAAAAATTGAATTTTGGAAACAAGGACCAAAACGTCAAATTCAGAAAACTCATGGGCATTAAG AGTGAGGATGAAGCTGGCTGTAGTTCCGTTGATGAAGAGAGTTATAAAACGCTGAAACAACAGGAAGAGGTTTTCAGAAATCTAGATGCACAGTATGAAATGGCAAGATCACAGACTCATACGCAAAGAGGAATGGGATTGGGGTTTACATCTTCAATGCGAGGAATGGatgcagtttga
- the ZCCHC8 gene encoding zinc finger CCHC domain-containing protein 8 isoform X3 gives MLSHSPPVFFWKRTVKQQARILLKKLKKLLVPKPHCFNCGSEDHQMKDCPKPRNAARISEKRKEFMEACGEASNQNFQQRYHAEEVEERFGKFKPGVISGELQDALGVTDKSLPPFIYRMRQLGYPPGWLKEAEMEYSGLALYDGKGDGGMEDEGSHQTKRTTYDVSKLINYPGFNISTPSGIPDEWQIFGSIPMQPSQQKDVFANYLSNFHAPSPKSSNKRAASQSRSHHSKRPKDDNLEVPAADMDLDSDLEVSQRSQTHNSFQFQPPLPPGHPSMSTPPPLPRGTPPLNLTPPQPSTPTRPPLPRTTQPLNPSSDIPQPKIVDSIMDEDTLTLEELEEQQRLIWAALEQAESTNSDSEIPVDTPLTGNSVTSSPSRNEVDLVAEVRSSDKVITVETRFSDISEEITENEHSITSPNPGDSLLNFKENPDNTDSEGLLDNTMPAPSREVNDGENTGGNKVVTSTESSAKNSSLVPDMSKFAAGITPFEFENMAESTGVYLRIRSVLKNSPRNQQKKKT, from the exons ATGTTAAGCCACAG CCCTCCAGTGTTCTTTTGGAAGAGGACTGTAAAACAGCAAGCTcgaattctgttaaaaaaactaAAGAAGCTTTTAGT GCCAAAACCGCATTGTTTCAATTGTGGTTCTGAAGACCATCAAATGAAAGATTGCCCAAAG CCACGAAATGCAGCTCGTATAagtgagaagagaaaggagttTATGGAAGCTTGTGGTGAAGCGAGCAATCAGAATTTTCAGCAGCGTTATCATGCAGAAGAAGTAGAAGAGAGGTTTGGAAAATTTAAACCAGGAGTAATTAG TGGCGAACTTCAAGATGCACTTGGTGTCACAGATAAAAGTCTTCCTCCATTTATATATCGCATGCGTCAGCTGGGTTATCCTCCAGGCTGGCTCAAGGAGGCTGAAATGGAGTACTCGGGACTTGCGCTTTATGATGGAAAAG GTGATGGTGGAATGGAAGATGAAGGATCTCACCAAACAAAACGCACCACTTACGATGTCTCTAAGTTGATAAACTATCCAGGCTTTAATATATCTACTCCAAGTGGGATCCCAGAT gaatGGCAGATATTTGGTTCCATCCCCATGCAGCCATCTCAACAGAAGGATGTTTTTGCTAACTACCTTTCAAATTTTCATGCG ccaAGTCCAAAATCTAGCAATAAAAGGGCTGCATCTCAGTCAAGGTCTCATCATTCTAAACGACCAAAAGACGACAATTTGGAGGTACCAGCAGCTGACATGGACCTAGATTCTG ACCTGGAAGTGTCACAAAGATCTCAAACTCACAACAGTTTTCAGTTCCAACCTCCACTGCCACCTGGACATCCATCGATGTCAACTCCTCCTCCTTTACCACGAGGAACACCTCCACTAAATCTTACACCACCTCAACCTTCAACACCCACACGCCCTCCTCTTCCTAGGACTACTCAGCCATTGAATCCTTCCAGTGATATTCCTCAGCCAAAAATAGTGGACTCGATAATGGATGAGGATACTCTGACCTTGGAAGAGCTAGAGGAACAGCAGCGATTAATCTGGGCAGCATTAGAGCAGGCAGAAAGCACAAACAGTGACTCTGAGATTCCTGTTGATACACCTTTAACTGGAAATTCTGTTACATCATCACCATCTAGGAATGAAGTAGATCTTGTTGCAGAAGTAAGATCATCAGATAAGGTGATTACAGTGGAAACTAGGTTTTCCGACATCAGTGAAGAgataacagaaaatgaacattCTATAACTAGTCCTAATCCAGGAGACAGTTTACTTAATTTCAAGGAAAATCCTGATAATACAGATTCTGAAGGCTTGCTGGATAACACCATGCCTGCTCCCAGCCGTGAGGTTAATGATGGAGAAAATACAGGCGGTAATAAAGTGGTAACAAGCACTGAATCATCTGCAAAAAACTCCAGTCTTGTTCCTGATATGAGCAAGTTTGCTGCAGGCATAACACcatttgaatttgaaaatatgGCAGAATCAACAGGTGTTTATCTACGAATAAGAAGCGTGTTAAAAAATTCCCCAAGaaaccagcaaaagaaaaagacttag